A stretch of Brassica napus cultivar Da-Ae chromosome C6, Da-Ae, whole genome shotgun sequence DNA encodes these proteins:
- the LOC125588485 gene encoding uncharacterized protein LOC125588485: MLRLCGEVVTEEELLEKTYSTFYSSNVIPQQQYRMKGFATYTDLISRLLLAEANNELLLKNSEARPVGTTPLPEANEVEKKEPNECNYVQNNKRSYGNGRGGYKGRGSDNSLQENSESLKNKNPEAHMVHDSGYEADNDSDIAKDDQMDFETSESLKD, from the exons atgctgagactttgtggtgaagtagtaaccgaaGAAGAGTTACTTGAGAAGACTTACTCTACATTCTATTCATCGAATGTGATACCGCAACAGCAGTACAGAATGAAAGGCTtcgccacatatactgatctgatctcgcGCCTGCttctggccgaggcaaacaatgagctcctgCTGAAGAACAGTGAAGCTAGACCTGTTGGAACAACACCATTACCGGAAGCTAATGAGGTTGAAAAGAAAGAACCCAACGAGTGCAATTACGTCCAAAACAATAAGAGATCATACGGCAATGGCCGTGGTGGTTACAAGGGGCGTGGCAGTGAcaattcactacaagaaaacagcg AAAGTCTGAAGAATAAGAACCCGGAGGCTCACATGGTTCATGATTCCGGATATGAGGCTGATAATGATTCCGACATTGCTAAAGATGACCAGATGGACTTTGAGACTTCTGAGAGTCTCAAGGACTAA